A stretch of DNA from Anaerobacillus isosaccharinicus:
CAAATGGAAGCCAAAGACAATGCTAACATTGGGAAATGCCCGTTTGGTCACGGTAGCTCTACTAGTCACACATCTAATGGTACATCAAATAAAGACTGGTGGCCAAATCAATTGAACTTGAACATTCTACATCAGCATGACAGAAAGTCTAACCCTATGGGAGAAGAATTTGATTATGCAGAAGAATTTAATAAGCTAGACTATGATGCTCTTAAACAGGACCTTTACAACTTAATGACAGACAGTCAAGATTGGTGGCCTGCTGACTATGGACACTATGGTCCGTTCTTTATCCGTATGTCTTGGCACGCAGCTGGTACATATCGTACAGGTGACGGCCGTGGTGGTGCTGGAACTGGCAACCAGCGCTTTGCTCCACTTAACAGCTGGCCTGACAACGGCAACCTTGATAAAGCCCGTCGACTGCTTTGGCCAATTAAGCAAAAGTATGGTAACAAGATCTCTTGGGCCGACTTGCTTGTATTAGCAGGGAATGCTGCGATTGAATCAATGGGCGGTAAGACATTTGGCTTTGGAGGAGGACGCGCTGACATTTGGCATCCAGAAGAAGATATCTACTGGGGGAATGAGACTGAATGGCTAGGTGATAAGCGTTATTCTGGAGAGCGTGATCTTGAAAATCCACTAGCTGCTGTTCAAATGGGTCTTATCTATGTTAACCCTGAAGGGCCAAATGGAAAACCAGATCCAATTGCAAGTGCTAAGGACATTCGTGACACGTTCGCGCGTATGGGTATGAACGACGAAGAAACAGTGGCACTTATAGCTGGTGGACATACATTTGGTAAAGCGCATGGTGCTGGAGATGCAGCCCACGTTGGTCCAGAACCTGAAGCTGCTCCTATTGAAGCACAAGGTCTTGGTTGGCTAAGCTCCTACGGCAGCGGTAAAGGCCGTGACACTATTACGAGCGGTATTGAAGGAGCATGGACTGCTAACCCAACACAATGGGATAACGGTTATTTTGAATTATTATTCGGCTATGAATGGTGGCTTACTAAGAGTCCGGCTGGTGCGTGGATCTGGCATATTGTAGATCCTGATGAGAAGCACTTAGCCCCAGATGCAGAAGATCCATCAATTAAGGTTCCAACAATGATGACAACTGCTGATATGGCGTTACGTTTTGATCCAATTTATGAAAAAATTTCTCGTCGTTTCTATGAAAATCCAGAAGAATTTGCGGATGCATTTGCTCGAGCATGGTTCAAATTATTGCACCGTGACATGGGTCCTAAAGCAAGATATCTAGGTCCAGAGGTTCCACAAGAAGATCTTATCTGGCAAGACCCTGTACCAACGGTTGATTATGACCTAACAGATGCCGAAGTAGCCGAGCTTAAAAGAAAAATTCTAGACTCAGGACTTACAGTCAGCGAGCTAGTAACAACTGCTTGGGCTTCTGCTAGTACGTTCCGCGGCTCAGACAATCGTGGTGGCGCTAACGGTGCTCGCATCCGTCTTGCTCCACAAAAAGATTGGGAAGTTAACCAACCAGAACAACTTACAAAAGTACTAAATGTATTAGAAGGCATTCAAAATCAATTAGATAAAAAAGTAAGCATTGCTGATTTAATCGTACTAGGCGGTAGTGCAGCAGTAGAAAAAGCTGCACGAGTGGCAGGCTTTGATGTGACTGTTCCATTTGTTGCTGGACGTGGTGATGCAACCCAAGAGCAAACAGATGTAGAAGGCTTTGAAGTGCTAGAGCCTATCGCTGATGGTTTCCGCAACTATCAAAAGAAGCAATATAGTGTAAGTGCTGAAGAGCTATTAGTAGACAAAGCACAACTGCTAAACCTTACTGCACCTGAAATGACTGTACTTATTGGCGGTATGCGTGTTCTTGGCACAAACCACGGTGGTACAGATCACGGAGTATTCACTGATACTGTAGGTACACTGACTAATGACTTCTTTGTTAACTTGCTTGACATGGGAGTACAATGGAAACCAGTGGACGGACACGTTTTTGAAGGACGTGATCGTAAAACAGGTGAAGTAGTACGAACAGCAACTAGAGTTGACTTAGTATTCGGTTCAAACTCAGTGCTCCGTGCCATAGCAGAGGTTTATGCTCAAGACGATAGCAAAGAGAAATTTGTACGTGACTTTGTTGCTGCTTGGGTAAAAGTGATGAACGCAGATCGCTTCGATCTTAATCAAGTAGATCTTAAGAAAGCTCAATTATCTAGCAAATAAGTGTAATAGAATACCACCGTCAATTCTGACGGTGGTTTTTCAGTTACGTATAAAGTGAAAAAAACAGACAAATTCACTCGCTAAAATATTAAAACTTTGACAACCAAAATCACAGTATAATTCACATCGTAGAAAAGCACTAAGAACAGTTCTTCGTGCCTTTTTAATCTATTGCTTGATTAATGAAGCATTCGTTATAAATACTAAATTCCGTTCAAGTAGTCAATTAATTGTTCAATATTATTCTTCTTTGCATCTTTTGCTAATGCATTTCTAAAAAGATTATAAGCAATCTCATCATTATCATTTAGCCAACTGATTGCTTTTTTCGGTCCTAAATACCATAAACCTTTTAAATCAAAATAGATTTCCAAGCTGTCTTTAAGCATCCAATGAAACCTATAATCACCCTCGATGTCATTTTTGTTAGACCTTAGATACATTTTTCTTAGCCATCCTTTTAAAAACTCTTTTTCTTCATTAGATAGCTTTTTTGGACCTTTATTAAATATATTTTCAATTTCTAATAAAAACTCCTCGGCCACCCCCTTATCATTTAGCAATATTTGCCCTTTATTAACACGCAAAAATTGTTCAGGATTATCCATCTTTTTCGTATTGTATATCCAAACATCTAATTGTTTATCTTCAAAAAATTCAATGTCATTTTTATTCACAGTTATATCGGAAAAACAAACAATATCTAAGTCACTTTCCTCAGTAAAATCACCACTACTGTATGAACCATATAATATCATTGTATGTGAATTATATTTTTTCTTTAGATGATTTGTTACTTTTTCTAATAATACATTTTCGTTCATTAATACATCTCCTCTATCAAAGAACATCGTTTATAATACAAGGTTTTTTCTTTACTACTTCTTTAAGTTCGTCATTTCCACCAACGTGAATTGGGTAAGAAACCACATGTGTAATAGTTTGTGAAGAGTTTGTTTGCACCTTTATTTTAGTCGATTGTTTTCATCCATTCCATTAAGACTAGGTCATCGTTAAGTTCTTTAATTTCTCTAAAACCACATTTCTTATAACTTGCAATTGCTCTATGATTATATTTTTTTACCTCTAATAAAACACTAGAAGCACCTTTATTATTACTAAGGTAGTTTAACATCATTTGAATCATTGATGTACCGATCCCTTTACCCCATAATTGAGTTTCTCCAATGAATTGGTCTATTCCATAAATATTTTGGTTTATTGGTGTAAACGGGCACATTATTCCGGACTCCCATTTTCACTTTAATCCAGGAGAAAATCTGAAATAATGTGCTATTTTTTTCACTTTATTTCGGTATATGCAAATTTCCTTTCAAAATATACCGGCTTTTTTCGGAAAAAAGAAGCCTCTATAAAGAGGCATCGATGCGAATATAATCCTGTAGTATTAGCCGTATTTTGTAAACCTCATAAGTATGCAGGACAAACCTTACCTCCTGATCTAGAGTTACGAACCAATCAAAATCCTTTTCTAAATAAGCATGAAAATGCCTGTTCTTAATCCGAAGTTCAAACGTGTAACCTTGTTCTATCCAGTAAGGTTGCTGCCCAATCCATACTCGCCATTCCCCCTGATGGTGGTCAAATACTAGTATCCCGCGTTTCACGATAATCCATTTTCCTCAATAGCTAATCTGACGATTTCCTCATCTATCTGTTCTTTCTTTAATTGAGACCCAAATAATAAACTGTTAATGGTTAATTTATTTATAACCCTTGGACAACCTTGAGAGCGTGTGGCAATTGCTTCTATAGCGGTTTCCGTAAAAATGGGCATTTTTGCTCCAGCTAACTTCATATGGTGATTTATATAGTCTGATACTTCCTCTTTAGATAATGACTGGATCTCGTACTTCATAATCATTCTCTGTGAGAGTGGGCGATTATGGTTTAGTGCTAATCTAGTTTTTAAGTGAGGTAACCCAGCTAAAATTAGGATAAATGGATTGGTTGAATCCATTTGAAAGTTAAATAATAGCGCTATATCCTGCAAAAACGCATCCTTTGCCATATGCATTTCATCCAAAATGAAAACAGGGGTAATCTTGCGTTCCACTGACATGCGCTCAATCCCTTGTTGAATTTGCCTGAATAGATCGACTTTACGGAACTTCGGTTCCTCTCCTAATCCATAGGCTAATCCTCGATAAAAATCCATAACACCGCCCGTTGAAAGAGGGAAATAGACTACATGATATAAAGACGGGTTTAATGATTCCTTAAAGGACCGTAAGGTAAAGGTTTTTCCTGCACCAGGATCGCCAATTAGAAGGCCCATTCCCTTTGATTTCTGTAGATAATTTAATGCTTGTAAAGCACCTTGGTAATCAGGAGAAAGATATGCCTCCGAAGGTCGTATATCCTTTGAGAATGGTACTCGTGCTAGGGAGTAAAATGATTTATACATGATCTTGTTCTCCCTTCACATCAGCCGATTGAGTCAATGCAAATGGGGAGCGAATTCGTTTGACATGTGCATTATCCTTCATAGATACAGGTATGGCTTTAGCTACTTCTTTGTTTTCTTCAAAGACATAGATCCCATTTTCGTCAAATCTCACATCGATAGATTGACCAATAAAGCAGGATGGGACCTCATAGAGTTTTTTATCTATTGAAATTGTGCCATCAGGTTTCACTTTTCGCTGTTCTCGTTTCAAGAAAATCGTCTCTAGTATAGACAAATCCTCTAGAAATGTTATATCCTTTAGTTGAGATTCAAATACCTCAAGCGGTGTTTTATTGTCTAATGAGGCATGAGCTCTTCTATGATAATCCCTTTCTAACCAGTTCCAG
This window harbors:
- a CDS encoding nucleotidyltransferase domain-containing protein; the encoded protein is MNENVLLEKVTNHLKKKYNSHTMILYGSYSSGDFTEESDLDIVCFSDITVNKNDIEFFEDKQLDVWIYNTKKMDNPEQFLRVNKGQILLNDKGVAEEFLLEIENIFNKGPKKLSNEEKEFLKGWLRKMYLRSNKNDIEGDYRFHWMLKDSLEIYFDLKGLWYLGPKKAISWLNDNDEIAYNLFRNALAKDAKKNNIEQLIDYLNGI
- the katG gene encoding catalase/peroxidase HPI translates to MEAKDNANIGKCPFGHGSSTSHTSNGTSNKDWWPNQLNLNILHQHDRKSNPMGEEFDYAEEFNKLDYDALKQDLYNLMTDSQDWWPADYGHYGPFFIRMSWHAAGTYRTGDGRGGAGTGNQRFAPLNSWPDNGNLDKARRLLWPIKQKYGNKISWADLLVLAGNAAIESMGGKTFGFGGGRADIWHPEEDIYWGNETEWLGDKRYSGERDLENPLAAVQMGLIYVNPEGPNGKPDPIASAKDIRDTFARMGMNDEETVALIAGGHTFGKAHGAGDAAHVGPEPEAAPIEAQGLGWLSSYGSGKGRDTITSGIEGAWTANPTQWDNGYFELLFGYEWWLTKSPAGAWIWHIVDPDEKHLAPDAEDPSIKVPTMMTTADMALRFDPIYEKISRRFYENPEEFADAFARAWFKLLHRDMGPKARYLGPEVPQEDLIWQDPVPTVDYDLTDAEVAELKRKILDSGLTVSELVTTAWASASTFRGSDNRGGANGARIRLAPQKDWEVNQPEQLTKVLNVLEGIQNQLDKKVSIADLIVLGGSAAVEKAARVAGFDVTVPFVAGRGDATQEQTDVEGFEVLEPIADGFRNYQKKQYSVSAEELLVDKAQLLNLTAPEMTVLIGGMRVLGTNHGGTDHGVFTDTVGTLTNDFFVNLLDMGVQWKPVDGHVFEGRDRKTGEVVRTATRVDLVFGSNSVLRAIAEVYAQDDSKEKFVRDFVAAWVKVMNADRFDLNQVDLKKAQLSSK
- a CDS encoding GNAT family N-acetyltransferase produces the protein MCPFTPINQNIYGIDQFIGETQLWGKGIGTSMIQMMLNYLSNNKGASSVLLEVKKYNHRAIASYKKCGFREIKELNDDLVLMEWMKTID
- a CDS encoding DUF5348 domain-containing protein, which encodes MKRGILVFDHHQGEWRVWIGQQPYWIEQGYTFELRIKNRHFHAYLEKDFDWFVTLDQEVRFVLHTYEVYKIRLILQDYIRIDASL
- a CDS encoding ExeA family protein, producing the protein MYKSFYSLARVPFSKDIRPSEAYLSPDYQGALQALNYLQKSKGMGLLIGDPGAGKTFTLRSFKESLNPSLYHVVYFPLSTGGVMDFYRGLAYGLGEEPKFRKVDLFRQIQQGIERMSVERKITPVFILDEMHMAKDAFLQDIALLFNFQMDSTNPFILILAGLPHLKTRLALNHNRPLSQRMIMKYEIQSLSKEEVSDYINHHMKLAGAKMPIFTETAIEAIATRSQGCPRVINKLTINSLLFGSQLKKEQIDEEIVRLAIEENGLS